The Myxococcota bacterium genome has a segment encoding these proteins:
- a CDS encoding Hsp20/alpha crystallin family protein yields the protein MAERESKSNVSVWDPFRDWSLFPRWSPLGESLFASERRAPSWAPAVDVSEGEKQYTVTVELPGARKEDVNVEVHEGVLTIRGEKRSEREEKDEHRRYVERSYGSFARSFSLPTNADAEAVHASFQEGVLTVEVPKRDEAKPRSVSVK from the coding sequence ATGGCCGAACGAGAGTCGAAGTCGAACGTGTCGGTGTGGGATCCGTTCCGCGATTGGAGTCTCTTCCCGCGCTGGAGCCCGCTCGGGGAGTCGCTCTTCGCCTCCGAGCGACGCGCGCCGTCCTGGGCGCCCGCCGTCGACGTGAGCGAGGGCGAGAAGCAGTACACGGTCACCGTCGAGCTCCCGGGCGCCCGCAAGGAGGACGTGAACGTCGAGGTCCACGAGGGCGTTCTCACGATCCGCGGCGAGAAGCGCAGCGAGCGCGAGGAGAAGGACGAGCACCGCCGCTACGTCGAGCGCTCCTACGGATCGTTCGCCCGCTCGTTCTCGCTGCCGACGAACGCCGACGCCGAAGCCGTGCACGCGAGCTTCCAGGAGGGCGTGCTGACGGTCGAGGTGCCGAAGCGCGACGAGGCGAAGCCGCGGTCGGTCTCGGTGAAGTAG
- a CDS encoding cyclase family protein — MTIEVDALTVREWGRRYSNWGRWGDDDERGTLNFITPARRLAALALPRRGIAISCALPFDAAGPQSGFAGRHNPVHRMLTDGAAALAGEQDAFPGGFRYADDAIEMPLQCGTQWDALSHVFYDGRMYNGRDIALVTSRGAERNGIERMRHDVVARGVLLDLPRHRGVPWLEDGTAIHASELDECAEACGVAVEPGDVVLVRTGMITRCLEQASWKGYCGGPAPGLSVHCARWLWEREIAAVATDTWGVEVIPNETPDCLHPLHMIALRDMGLLLGEIFHLDALAEACAADGAWAFLFVAAPLPITGAVGSPINPLAIK, encoded by the coding sequence ATGACGATCGAGGTCGACGCGCTCACGGTGCGGGAGTGGGGACGACGTTATTCGAACTGGGGGCGCTGGGGCGACGACGACGAGCGCGGCACGCTCAACTTCATCACGCCGGCGCGGCGGCTCGCGGCGCTCGCGCTGCCGCGGCGCGGCATCGCCATCTCGTGCGCGCTGCCCTTCGACGCGGCCGGGCCGCAGAGCGGCTTCGCGGGTCGCCACAACCCCGTCCACCGCATGCTCACGGACGGCGCCGCGGCGCTCGCCGGCGAGCAGGACGCGTTCCCCGGCGGCTTCCGCTACGCGGACGACGCGATCGAGATGCCGCTGCAGTGCGGCACGCAGTGGGACGCGCTCTCGCACGTCTTCTACGACGGCAGGATGTACAACGGGCGGGACATCGCGCTCGTGACGAGCCGCGGCGCGGAGCGCAACGGCATCGAGCGCATGCGCCACGACGTCGTCGCGCGCGGCGTGCTGCTCGACCTGCCCCGCCACCGCGGCGTGCCGTGGCTCGAGGACGGAACGGCCATCCACGCGAGCGAGCTCGACGAGTGCGCGGAGGCGTGCGGCGTCGCCGTCGAGCCCGGCGACGTCGTGCTCGTGCGCACCGGAATGATCACGCGCTGTCTCGAGCAGGCCTCGTGGAAGGGCTACTGCGGCGGGCCGGCGCCCGGCCTCTCCGTCCACTGCGCGCGCTGGCTGTGGGAGCGCGAGATCGCCGCCGTCGCGACCGACACGTGGGGCGTCGAGGTGATCCCGAACGAGACGCCCGACTGCCTGCACCCGCTCCACATGATCGCGCTGCGCGACATGGGGCTCCTGCTCGGCGAGATCTTCCACCTCGACGCGCTCGCCGAGGCGTGCGCGGCGGACGGCGCGTGGGCCTTCCTCTTCGTCGCCGCACCGCTGCCCATCACGGGCGCGGTGGGGTCACCGATCAACCCGCTCGCCATCAAGTAG
- a CDS encoding DUF3341 domain-containing protein translates to MPMLVSVFDRPQDVVAAVTKLKGRGFDQIETYSPAPFEEIDDAVDPKPSAVRAFTLIGGLAGVVTGFFIQIWMSLDWPVKIAGKPFASIPPYVIIGFELTILFGGLLTLVGLLVVGKLYPRFHLDPAYSARFSGEEFGVVVTCKDRDVAEVDALLRSNSAKEVSLVDA, encoded by the coding sequence ATGCCCATGCTCGTCAGCGTCTTCGACCGGCCGCAGGACGTCGTTGCGGCGGTGACGAAGCTCAAGGGCCGCGGTTTCGACCAGATCGAGACCTACTCGCCGGCCCCGTTCGAGGAGATCGACGACGCCGTCGATCCGAAGCCGAGTGCGGTGCGCGCGTTCACGCTGATCGGCGGGCTCGCGGGCGTCGTCACGGGCTTCTTCATCCAGATCTGGATGTCGCTCGACTGGCCCGTGAAGATCGCGGGCAAGCCGTTCGCCTCGATCCCGCCGTACGTGATCATCGGCTTCGAGCTGACGATCCTCTTCGGCGGTCTGCTCACGCTCGTCGGCCTGCTCGTGGTCGGGAAGCTCTACCCGCGCTTCCACCTCGACCCGGCCTACAGCGCGCGCTTCTCGGGCGAGGAGTTCGGCGTGGTCGTGACGTGCAAGGATCGCGACGTCGCCGAGGTGGATGCGCTCCTGCGGTCGAACTCCGCGAAGGAGGTGAGCCTTGTCGATGCGTAG
- a CDS encoding DUF420 domain-containing protein: MDAKLAFWCAALANMAVLCAFVARGVAQARRGEMARHRRSMWTAAALVAAFLVAYLLKSSVLGKEDMSAWSAAHVANLRIHESFVLLMLVAGGVAIARARAFPGTRSFTRDPADPAADPRRVRAHRRAGWTAAVSALLGLLTAAIVLAGMIARSG, translated from the coding sequence ATGGATGCGAAGCTCGCCTTCTGGTGCGCCGCCCTCGCCAACATGGCCGTGCTGTGCGCGTTCGTCGCGCGCGGCGTCGCACAGGCGCGGCGCGGCGAGATGGCGCGCCACCGGCGCTCGATGTGGACGGCGGCCGCGCTCGTCGCCGCCTTCCTCGTCGCCTATCTGCTGAAGTCATCGGTGCTCGGCAAGGAGGACATGTCCGCGTGGAGCGCGGCGCACGTCGCCAACCTGCGCATCCACGAGTCGTTCGTCCTGCTCATGCTGGTCGCGGGCGGCGTGGCGATCGCGCGCGCGCGCGCCTTCCCGGGGACGCGCAGCTTCACGCGCGACCCGGCCGACCCGGCCGCCGACCCGCGCCGCGTGCGCGCGCACCGACGCGCGGGTTGGACGGCCGCGGTGTCGGCGCTGCTCGGCCTGCTCACCGCCGCGATCGTGCTCGCCGGCATGATCGCGCGAAGCGGCTAG
- a CDS encoding rhomboid family intramembrane serine protease: MFPVRDENPTAHRPIATIALIALNAWTWAALQGLGSEATLVQSICTFGLIPAELLGTVGAGAVLPLGPEHACVADGRAAATVVTSMFMHGGWAHILGNLWFLWIFGDNVEDAMGPVRFVAFYVLCGLVAAVTQVASHPASLVPMVGASGAIGGVMGAYIRLFPRARIHMLLVLGFYVTTAAVPAVWMLGYWFLVQLLGGLPQLAGFEGGVAFWAHVGGFVAGALLVGVFRSEGRMRARLALTARRTARYRI, from the coding sequence GTGTTCCCGGTTCGCGACGAGAACCCGACCGCGCACCGCCCCATCGCGACGATCGCGCTGATCGCGCTCAACGCGTGGACGTGGGCGGCGCTCCAGGGGCTCGGCAGCGAGGCGACGCTCGTGCAGTCGATCTGCACGTTCGGCCTGATTCCGGCCGAGCTGCTCGGCACCGTCGGCGCGGGCGCCGTGCTGCCGCTCGGCCCCGAGCACGCGTGCGTCGCGGACGGTCGCGCCGCGGCGACGGTCGTGACCTCGATGTTCATGCACGGCGGCTGGGCGCACATCCTCGGCAACCTGTGGTTCCTGTGGATCTTCGGGGACAACGTCGAGGATGCGATGGGGCCGGTGCGGTTCGTCGCGTTCTACGTGCTCTGCGGGCTCGTCGCGGCGGTGACACAGGTCGCGAGCCATCCCGCGAGCCTCGTGCCGATGGTCGGCGCCTCGGGCGCGATCGGCGGCGTGATGGGGGCCTACATCCGGCTCTTCCCGCGCGCGCGCATCCACATGCTGCTCGTGCTCGGGTTCTACGTGACGACCGCCGCGGTGCCGGCCGTCTGGATGCTCGGCTACTGGTTCCTCGTCCAGCTGCTCGGCGGCCTCCCGCAGCTCGCCGGGTTCGAGGGCGGGGTCGCGTTCTGGGCGCACGTCGGCGGCTTCGTCGCGGGCGCGCTGCTCGTCGGGGTCTTCCGGAGCGAAGGCCGCATGCGCGCCCGCCTCGCGCTCACCGCGCGGCGCACCGCGCGCTATCGCATCTGA
- a CDS encoding cytochrome c — translation MRRLGVALALLAASSVGCWEQIDGGKWFPQMKRQAAVQAFERVDHAGQLQGFTPPDGTVPVGGAGVPDLAAMALADQEAIANPVAPSLASLERGKVLFGRYCAACHGPQGAGNGPVAGPPFGTGPLGLVLPIGGATSVARGLTDGHIYTTISLGRGRMPSYRRIGPEDRWNVVNYVRELNGGRP, via the coding sequence ATGCGTAGGCTCGGTGTCGCGCTGGCGCTGCTCGCCGCGTCGAGCGTCGGCTGCTGGGAGCAGATCGACGGCGGCAAGTGGTTCCCGCAGATGAAGCGGCAGGCCGCCGTGCAGGCGTTCGAGCGCGTCGACCACGCGGGACAGCTGCAGGGGTTCACGCCGCCCGACGGCACGGTTCCCGTCGGCGGCGCCGGCGTGCCCGACCTCGCGGCCATGGCGCTCGCGGACCAGGAGGCGATCGCCAACCCCGTCGCGCCGTCGCTCGCCTCGCTCGAGCGCGGCAAGGTGCTCTTCGGCCGCTACTGCGCCGCCTGCCACGGGCCGCAGGGCGCGGGCAACGGCCCGGTCGCCGGGCCGCCCTTCGGCACCGGCCCGCTCGGCCTCGTGCTCCCCATCGGCGGCGCGACGAGCGTCGCCCGGGGCCTCACCGACGGACACATCTACACGACGATCTCGCTCGGCCGCGGCCGCATGCCGAGCTACCGGCGCATCGGGCCCGAGGATCGCTGGAACGTCGTGAACTACGTGCGCGAGCTGAACGGAGGTCGGCCGTGA
- a CDS encoding CHAD domain-containing protein: MAADSVGGAPSLVARALARAAECVDETTESVATASAPLAGEVVHDVRLTYKRLHALCSLVGPASERAAATREPPCDGAPAEARGDARRADERMRDIHRARSRARPRDVLPEGARDIGARAPQRLSAPLAELGAFARGGAGVVAPSRGEVLGALAAARDALARDLVAARAVPARQLDRAVVDVLEASYRRVRRAARRARRSGRARDFHRWRRRLKAFLYQWEALGLDAMRTGAPVEGWRDLAARLGERQDLDDLRALLARAPLAPDDAESIDRRVRRRERALERRALALARETLAREPRRFARRLRRRLRRRLRRAT; this comes from the coding sequence GTGGCAGCCGATTCCGTCGGTGGAGCCCCGTCTCTCGTCGCGCGCGCGCTCGCGCGCGCGGCGGAGTGCGTCGACGAGACGACGGAGTCGGTCGCCACGGCCTCGGCTCCCCTCGCGGGTGAGGTCGTGCACGACGTGCGCCTCACCTACAAGCGACTGCACGCGCTCTGCTCGCTCGTCGGTCCCGCGTCCGAGCGCGCCGCAGCGACGCGCGAGCCGCCGTGCGACGGCGCGCCGGCGGAAGCGCGCGGCGACGCGCGCCGCGCGGACGAGCGGATGCGCGACATCCACCGCGCGCGCTCGCGGGCGCGCCCGCGCGACGTCCTTCCCGAGGGCGCGCGCGACATCGGCGCGCGGGCGCCGCAGCGACTCTCGGCGCCCCTCGCCGAGCTCGGCGCGTTCGCGCGCGGCGGCGCGGGTGTCGTCGCTCCTTCCCGGGGCGAGGTCCTCGGTGCGCTCGCCGCGGCGCGCGACGCGCTCGCACGCGACCTCGTCGCAGCGCGCGCGGTGCCCGCGCGCCAGCTCGATCGCGCCGTCGTCGACGTGCTCGAGGCGAGCTATCGGCGCGTCCGGCGCGCGGCGCGGCGTGCGCGCCGGAGCGGCAGGGCGCGCGACTTCCACCGCTGGCGGCGACGCCTCAAGGCGTTCCTGTACCAGTGGGAGGCGCTCGGACTCGACGCGATGCGCACGGGTGCGCCCGTCGAGGGCTGGCGCGATCTGGCTGCGCGGCTCGGCGAGCGCCAGGACCTCGACGATCTCCGCGCGCTGCTCGCGCGCGCGCCGCTCGCGCCCGACGACGCGGAGTCGATCGACCGCCGCGTGCGGCGTCGCGAGCGTGCGCTCGAGCGCCGCGCGCTCGCGCTCGCGCGCGAGACGTTGGCGCGCGAGCCGCGCCGCTTCGCGCGCCGCCTGCGCCGCCGCCTGCGCCGGCGCCTGCGCCGAGCGACCTAA
- a CDS encoding 6-phosphofructokinase encodes MGRVGILVGGGPAPGINGVIGAATLAAQARGATVVGIFEGFAHLMKGPADIAAHARELSRAEVVSIHLLGGSILKTSRANPTKDPKHLEACVAALDALGIEKLVTIGGDDTAFSAVSVSRAAGGRIQVVHVPKTIDNDLPLPDGVPTFGYETAREHAANLVAGLHEDGRTMNRWFFAELMGRQAGFLSFGTGAAAGATLTVIAEEFPDDPIRLDQVANLVEGTIVKRKALGFEHGCAVIAEGIAERLDPNDLEMLKDVARDEHGHIKLADVPLAKTIADLVKKRLADRGVKLTVNAKEIGYELRCLPPCAFDREYTRTLGVGAIELLAAGESGVLVTRQGSRCTPIRFDELIDPATGRTRVRYVDTTSESYRYALALQTRVTAEDLADDAMVERIAAAGKLPAADVRRRYAPVA; translated from the coding sequence ATGGGACGAGTCGGCATCCTCGTGGGCGGCGGCCCGGCGCCGGGCATCAACGGCGTGATCGGCGCCGCCACGCTCGCCGCGCAGGCGCGCGGCGCGACGGTGGTCGGCATCTTCGAAGGCTTCGCGCACCTGATGAAGGGGCCCGCGGACATCGCCGCGCACGCGCGCGAGCTGTCGCGCGCGGAGGTCGTCTCGATCCACCTGCTCGGGGGCTCGATCCTCAAGACGTCGCGCGCGAACCCGACGAAGGATCCGAAGCACCTCGAGGCGTGCGTCGCCGCGCTCGACGCGCTCGGGATCGAGAAGCTCGTGACGATCGGCGGCGACGACACGGCGTTCTCGGCCGTGTCCGTGAGCCGCGCGGCCGGCGGTCGCATCCAGGTCGTGCACGTTCCGAAGACGATCGACAACGACCTGCCGCTCCCCGACGGCGTCCCCACGTTCGGGTACGAGACCGCGCGCGAGCACGCGGCGAACCTCGTCGCCGGCCTGCACGAGGACGGCCGCACGATGAACCGCTGGTTCTTCGCCGAGCTGATGGGGCGGCAGGCGGGCTTCCTGAGCTTCGGCACCGGTGCCGCCGCGGGCGCGACGCTGACGGTGATCGCCGAGGAGTTCCCCGACGATCCGATCCGGCTCGACCAGGTCGCGAACCTCGTCGAGGGCACGATCGTGAAGCGCAAGGCGCTCGGCTTCGAGCACGGCTGCGCGGTGATCGCCGAGGGCATCGCCGAGCGCCTCGATCCGAACGACCTCGAGATGCTGAAGGACGTCGCGCGCGACGAGCACGGGCACATCAAGCTCGCCGACGTGCCGCTCGCGAAGACGATCGCCGACCTCGTGAAGAAGCGGCTCGCAGACCGCGGCGTGAAGCTCACCGTCAACGCCAAGGAGATCGGCTACGAGCTGCGCTGCCTGCCGCCGTGCGCGTTCGATCGCGAGTACACGCGCACGCTCGGCGTGGGCGCCATCGAGCTGCTCGCCGCGGGCGAGAGCGGTGTGCTCGTGACGCGCCAGGGCAGCCGCTGCACGCCGATCCGGTTCGACGAGCTGATCGACCCTGCCACCGGGCGGACGCGCGTTCGCTATGTCGACACGACGAGCGAGTCCTATCGCTATGCGCTCGCGCTGCAGACCCGCGTGACGGCCGAGGACCTCGCCGACGACGCGATGGTCGAGCGGATCGCGGCCGCCGGGAAGCTCCCGGCCGCGGACGTGCGGCGGCGCTACGCGCCGGTCGCCTGA
- a CDS encoding TIGR00366 family protein, translated as MPAVASPLDLLRRAGAALSRATERWVPDAWVICMALTALAFALAVLGAGVGVGEAVLAWGGGTWTLLALAMQFTIAMVAAHACVTSRPVFALLDRLASLPDPERPVQAVVLAGLFSLVTGYLNWALCLVACALFVPFLCRRNPRTDVRVTIAASYLGLGTVWHGGLSGSAPLILATPGNPLVAPGSGAPIVDRLFPVTETLFHPFNLAVIACVGAVALVVVALLHPRTDVRTLTPEQVDAILPAPPPLEPVPDTPAGRLDAFRGWVWLAAALLAIPLVHAVATRGFGSSWTIDAYNATFLALALVLHGRPQPFLRACREGVDAAWGIIVQFPFYAGIFGLMQSTALGGWLEHLFSTVATSASYPMVVYVYSGFMNLFVPSAGSKWLIEAPFLLPAGEELGVGPVTVLLAYAYGDSTTNLVQPFFAIPILAVTRLRFGDVVGYTFLVALACFAVCALAMACIPLDLGAH; from the coding sequence GTGCCCGCCGTCGCCTCGCCCCTCGACCTCCTCCGCCGCGCGGGCGCCGCGCTCTCGCGCGCGACCGAGCGATGGGTTCCCGACGCGTGGGTCATCTGCATGGCGCTGACCGCGCTCGCGTTCGCGCTCGCCGTGCTCGGCGCGGGGGTCGGCGTCGGCGAGGCCGTGCTCGCGTGGGGCGGCGGCACGTGGACGCTGCTCGCGCTCGCGATGCAGTTCACGATCGCGATGGTCGCCGCCCACGCGTGCGTGACGTCGCGGCCGGTCTTCGCGCTGCTCGATCGGCTCGCGTCGCTCCCCGACCCGGAGCGGCCCGTGCAGGCCGTCGTGCTCGCCGGTCTCTTCTCGCTCGTCACGGGCTACCTCAACTGGGCGCTGTGCCTCGTGGCGTGCGCGCTCTTCGTGCCGTTCCTGTGTCGACGCAATCCGCGGACGGACGTGCGCGTGACGATCGCGGCCTCCTACCTCGGCCTCGGCACCGTGTGGCACGGAGGCCTCTCGGGATCGGCGCCGCTCATCCTCGCGACGCCCGGCAACCCGCTCGTCGCACCGGGGAGCGGCGCGCCGATCGTCGATCGTCTGTTCCCCGTCACCGAGACGCTCTTCCACCCGTTCAACCTGGCGGTGATCGCGTGCGTCGGCGCGGTCGCGCTCGTCGTCGTCGCGCTGCTGCACCCGCGCACGGACGTGCGCACGCTGACGCCGGAGCAGGTCGACGCCATCCTTCCGGCGCCACCGCCGCTCGAGCCCGTTCCCGACACGCCGGCGGGCCGGCTCGACGCGTTCCGCGGCTGGGTGTGGCTCGCCGCCGCACTGCTCGCGATCCCGCTCGTGCACGCCGTCGCGACGCGCGGCTTCGGGTCGAGCTGGACGATCGACGCGTACAACGCGACGTTCCTCGCGCTCGCCCTCGTGCTCCACGGACGCCCGCAGCCGTTCCTGCGCGCGTGCCGCGAGGGCGTCGACGCGGCGTGGGGCATCATCGTCCAGTTCCCCTTCTACGCCGGGATCTTCGGCCTCATGCAGTCGACTGCGCTCGGCGGCTGGCTCGAGCACCTGTTCTCGACCGTCGCGACGAGCGCCTCGTACCCCATGGTGGTCTACGTCTACTCGGGGTTCATGAACCTCTTCGTGCCGTCGGCCGGCTCGAAGTGGCTGATCGAGGCGCCCTTCCTGCTGCCGGCCGGCGAGGAGCTCGGCGTCGGGCCCGTCACCGTCCTGCTCGCCTACGCGTACGGCGACTCGACGACCAACCTCGTGCAGCCGTTCTTCGCCATTCCCATCCTCGCCGTGACGCGCCTGCGCTTCGGCGACGTCGTCGGATACACGTTCCTCGTCGCGCTCGCGTGCTTCGCGGTGTGCGCGCTCGCGATGGCGTGCATCCCGCTCGACCTCGGCGCGCACTGA
- a CDS encoding rhomboid family intramembrane serine protease, translated as MSRTDPLPFELAIRDGDQLFPLTQRGGYLLLSEDGLFHSTRRTAVGAHYVPYDDITHVVPARRGIWIGRRRTVEAVTRGRHTRADTAALARAIEARVARRPGGAERVALFRENDRRLRGSHGARLTIACALVWLGLHLLQVSDGFVESVGMFVAELARAGEWWRVATAQFLHQVGLPRPEAFESSVGQLLWLRLWLALGPLASWAPLHLAVNTALLLLFGQLVEQPLGPRRTLVVLGAAGLGAAFASAAVDERMIGGSGLVLGLAGAALALELAVPERLPAPWRIPRRVLVPVLALEAVLGFALPVVAGFAHLGGFAGGYLAGRVVGPGGVLDRASSRPLRAAALAVATAGIAAFAAAAPLVLRWPGALARHADRMLAVEDATAGDLNDLAWRMATESDALARASARASALALAERAVEETERANPDFLDTLAEVRFASGDAGAAIAAIDEAIEIAPWDPYFREQRDRFTGARAPDDRPVAPALPWYLRVPDARDAAPWDEGEGIAI; from the coding sequence GTGTCGCGCACCGATCCGCTCCCGTTCGAGCTCGCCATCCGGGACGGCGACCAGCTCTTCCCGCTGACGCAGCGCGGCGGCTACCTGCTCCTGTCCGAGGACGGTCTGTTCCACTCGACGCGCCGCACGGCGGTCGGCGCGCACTACGTCCCGTACGACGACATCACGCACGTGGTTCCCGCGCGCCGGGGCATCTGGATCGGGCGCCGGCGCACCGTCGAGGCCGTCACGCGCGGGCGCCACACGCGCGCCGACACGGCGGCGCTCGCGCGCGCGATCGAGGCGCGCGTCGCGCGCCGGCCGGGCGGCGCCGAGCGCGTCGCGCTCTTCCGCGAGAACGACCGGCGCCTGCGCGGCTCGCACGGCGCGAGGCTGACGATCGCGTGTGCGCTCGTCTGGCTCGGGCTGCACCTGCTGCAGGTCTCGGACGGCTTCGTCGAGTCGGTCGGGATGTTCGTCGCCGAGCTCGCGCGCGCGGGCGAGTGGTGGCGCGTGGCGACCGCGCAGTTCCTGCACCAGGTGGGCCTCCCGCGGCCCGAGGCCTTCGAGTCGTCCGTGGGCCAGCTGCTGTGGCTGCGGCTGTGGCTCGCGCTCGGGCCGCTCGCATCGTGGGCGCCGCTCCACCTCGCCGTGAACACGGCGCTCCTGCTGCTGTTCGGGCAGCTCGTCGAGCAGCCGCTCGGGCCGCGGCGCACGCTCGTCGTGCTCGGCGCCGCGGGCCTCGGCGCCGCGTTCGCCAGCGCGGCCGTCGACGAGCGGATGATCGGGGGCTCGGGGCTCGTGCTCGGCCTCGCGGGCGCAGCGCTCGCGCTCGAGCTCGCCGTTCCGGAGCGCCTGCCGGCGCCGTGGCGCATCCCGCGCCGCGTGCTCGTGCCGGTGCTCGCGCTCGAGGCGGTGCTCGGGTTCGCGCTTCCCGTCGTGGCGGGGTTCGCGCATCTCGGCGGCTTCGCGGGCGGCTACCTCGCGGGGCGTGTCGTCGGCCCGGGCGGCGTCCTCGACCGCGCGTCGTCGCGCCCGCTGCGCGCCGCGGCGCTCGCCGTCGCGACGGCGGGCATCGCGGCCTTCGCGGCGGCCGCGCCGCTCGTGCTGCGCTGGCCGGGCGCGCTCGCCCGCCACGCCGACCGGATGCTCGCGGTCGAGGACGCGACCGCCGGCGACCTGAACGACCTCGCGTGGCGCATGGCGACCGAGAGCGACGCGCTCGCCCGCGCGAGCGCGCGCGCGAGCGCGCTCGCGCTCGCCGAGCGCGCCGTCGAGGAGACCGAGCGCGCCAACCCCGACTTCCTCGACACGCTCGCCGAGGTGCGCTTCGCGAGCGGCGACGCGGGAGCGGCCATCGCCGCGATCGACGAGGCGATCGAGATCGCGCCGTGGGACCCCTACTTCCGCGAGCAGCGCGACCGGTTCACCGGCGCGCGCGCGCCCGACGATCGGCCGGTCGCGCCCGCGCTGCCGTGGTACCTGCGCGTGCCCGACGCGCGCGACGCGGCGCCGTGGGACGAGGGCGAGGGCATCGCGATCTGA
- the purU gene encoding formyltetrahydrofolate deformylase, whose translation MSAAPTEKPPDTTAVLLVSCPDRKGLVASLAQLLYGHGANILDADQHTDAQARMFFQRIHFDTNELHVDRRALEAAIDEVAGRFDMAWRLHFAAERKRVAIFVSKYDHCLWDLLLRHRAGELDCEIPLVVSNHPDLAPVAEQFGIEYRVFPIAKDTKREQEEREAALLEERGIDLVVLARYMQVLSGEFIARFPARIINIHHSFLPAFMGSRPYHRAYERGVKRIGATAHYATTDLDEGPIIEQDVIRVTHADGVPDLVRKGRDVERAVLARAVRWHLEDRILVCHNRCIVFAKE comes from the coding sequence ATGTCCGCTGCCCCGACCGAGAAGCCTCCGGACACGACGGCCGTGCTGCTCGTGTCGTGTCCCGATCGCAAGGGGCTCGTCGCGTCGCTCGCGCAGCTGCTCTACGGACACGGCGCCAACATCCTCGACGCCGACCAGCACACGGACGCGCAGGCGCGGATGTTCTTCCAGCGCATCCACTTCGACACGAACGAGCTCCACGTCGACCGGCGCGCGCTCGAGGCCGCGATCGACGAGGTGGCGGGCCGCTTCGACATGGCGTGGCGCCTGCACTTCGCCGCCGAGCGCAAGCGCGTCGCGATCTTCGTGTCGAAGTACGACCACTGCCTGTGGGACCTGCTGCTCCGCCACCGCGCGGGCGAGCTCGACTGCGAGATCCCGCTCGTGGTGAGCAACCATCCCGACCTCGCGCCCGTCGCCGAGCAGTTCGGCATCGAGTACCGCGTCTTCCCGATCGCGAAGGACACGAAGCGCGAGCAGGAGGAGCGCGAGGCGGCCCTGCTCGAGGAGCGCGGCATCGACCTCGTCGTGCTCGCCCGCTACATGCAGGTGCTCTCGGGTGAGTTCATCGCGCGCTTCCCGGCGCGCATCATCAACATCCACCACTCGTTCCTGCCGGCGTTCATGGGCAGCCGGCCGTACCACCGCGCCTACGAACGCGGCGTGAAGCGCATCGGGGCGACCGCGCACTACGCGACGACCGACCTCGACGAGGGACCGATCATCGAACAGGACGTGATCCGCGTGACGCACGCCGACGGCGTGCCCGACCTCGTGCGCAAGGGCCGCGACGTCGAGCGCGCCGTGCTCGCGCGCGCGGTGCGCTGGCACCTCGAGGACCGCATCCTCGTCTGCCACAACCGCTGCATCGTGTTCGCGAAGGAGTAG
- the kdsB gene encoding 3-deoxy-manno-octulosonate cytidylyltransferase — protein sequence MRAIGIIPARWASSRFPGKPLAPLAGVAMIERTWRGARAARSLEALLVATDDERIARACRAFGADVVMTDARHGTGTDRLGEVARGLDADVVVNVQGDEPLVEGRVVDAAVDALTADAGAALATVAHALEAGAVDDPNRVKVWVDARGRAVRFARECAARPDPRAPRLRDDPGDPRVLQHVGLYAYRRDFLLEFVAWPPSDGERAHRLEQLRALERGCAIAVAEIDGWTSAPVDVPGDVARVEAVLAARARGAGRAPRDAEEDRTT from the coding sequence ATGCGAGCGATCGGCATCATCCCGGCGCGCTGGGCGTCGTCGCGCTTCCCGGGCAAGCCGCTCGCACCGCTCGCCGGCGTCGCGATGATCGAGCGCACGTGGCGCGGCGCGCGGGCCGCCCGCTCGCTCGAGGCGCTGCTCGTCGCCACGGACGACGAGCGCATCGCGCGCGCGTGCCGCGCCTTCGGCGCCGACGTCGTCATGACGGACGCGCGACACGGGACGGGGACCGACCGGCTCGGAGAGGTCGCGCGCGGGCTCGACGCCGACGTCGTCGTCAACGTCCAGGGCGACGAGCCGCTCGTCGAGGGGCGCGTCGTCGACGCCGCCGTCGATGCGCTCACCGCGGACGCGGGCGCCGCGCTGGCGACGGTGGCGCACGCGCTCGAGGCCGGCGCGGTCGACGACCCGAACCGCGTCAAGGTCTGGGTCGACGCCCGCGGACGCGCGGTGCGCTTCGCGCGCGAATGTGCGGCGCGCCCCGACCCGCGCGCGCCGCGTCTGCGAGACGATCCGGGCGATCCGCGCGTGCTGCAGCACGTCGGGCTCTACGCCTACCGGCGCGACTTCCTGCTCGAGTTCGTCGCGTGGCCGCCGAGCGACGGCGAGCGCGCGCACCGGCTCGAGCAGCTGCGCGCGCTCGAGCGCGGCTGCGCGATCGCGGTCGCGGAGATCGACGGCTGGACGAGCGCACCCGTCGACGTGCCGGGCGACGTCGCGCGCGTCGAGGCCGTGCTCGCCGCGCGCGCGCGCGGCGCGGGACGCGCTCCGCGCGACGCCGAGGAGGACCGCACGACATGA